GTTTACCGCACGACTGAGGTGGAGACGACGGCTCTGCGCGATGTCGATCTGCATGTGCGGGCGCAGGAATTCCTCGCCGTCATGGGGCCGTCCGGATGCGGAAAGTCCACATTTCTGAATATCGTCGGCATGTTGGATACGCCGACGAGCGGCGAGTACGTGTTCGACGGCGAGCAGATCGCGCAGCGCAGCGAGTCGCAGCTCACCCAAATCAGGAAGACCGCGATAGGCTTCATATTCCAAAGCTTCAATCTGATCGACGAGCTGAACGTCTTCGAGAACGTGGAGCTCGCGCTGCTCTATCACCGCAACGTTTCTTCGGCGGAACGAAAAGCCCGCGTGAACGCGGCGCTGGAACGCGTGAAGATCGGCCATCGCGCGCGCCATATGCCCAAGCAGCTTTCCGGCGGCCAGCAGCAGCGCGTCGCCGTTGCGCGCGCCGTGGTCGCGCGACCGAAGCTGATTCTCGCCGACGAGCCGACCGGCAATCTCGACACCGCGAACGGCGAGGACGTGATGCAGCTCCTCGGCGAACTGAACGAGGCGGGCACGACCATCATCATGGTCACGCACTCGCATTCCCATGCCGAATGCGCGCATCGCATCGTCGACCTGCTGGACGGTGCAATCGTGGCGGAACGAGTCATACGAGCCGCCTGAAGGATCGCGCGATGTATCGCAACTACCTTCTCACGACGCTTCGTCACGTACTTCGAAACAAGTATTACAGCTTCATCAATTTGGCTGGACTGACCATCGGTCTTAGCTGTGCGATTTTCATTCTCCTGTTCCTGCGCGATGAACTTTCCTACGATGCCTGGCTGCCTGGGACCGACAATCTCTACCGGGTCGAGGCGTCCTTCTACTTCCCCGGCCGAGGGCTGGAGCGGGGGGCGACCGTGCCGTTTCCGATCACGCCGGCGATGCTCGCGCATATTCCAGAAGTCAGGGCGCAAACGCATCTCATTGTCGAACGCATGACGATAAAGGTCGGCGACCGCTTGTTCGCCGAATATGTCGATGTCGTCGATCCGTCGTTCTTCGGTGTGATTCGCCTGCCGCTCATTGCCTCCGACCCGTCGACGGTGTTGGCCAGGCCGGACTCGATCGTCCTCTCGCAGGCGCTTGCCGAAAAATATTTCGGCCATTCCGACGCGATCGGAAAGACGGTCGTGCTGGACGGCGCCCATCCCATGACCGTGACCGGCGTAATGCGGGATCTTCCGCACAACACGCAATTGGTCGCGGATGCCATCATTCCGAACAACTCCCATGCCGACAAATTGCCGCTCTCGGAGAA
The nucleotide sequence above comes from Rhizomicrobium sp.. Encoded proteins:
- a CDS encoding ABC transporter ATP-binding protein, encoding MITLRNLNKVYRTTEVETTALRDVDLHVRAQEFLAVMGPSGCGKSTFLNIVGMLDTPTSGEYVFDGEQIAQRSESQLTQIRKTAIGFIFQSFNLIDELNVFENVELALLYHRNVSSAERKARVNAALERVKIGHRARHMPKQLSGGQQQRVAVARAVVARPKLILADEPTGNLDTANGEDVMQLLGELNEAGTTIIMVTHSHSHAECAHRIVDLLDGAIVAERVIRAA